The window CAGAAATTCCTCAACTGCGCCAGGTAGCCCTGAAAGTTCCTCTTCGTCTCGCCCACCGAGTCCCCGCCGAACTTCTCCAGCGCCGCCCGCGCCAGCGTCAGCGCGACCATCGCCTCGCCCGCGACGCCCGCCGCCGGCACCACGCACACGTCCGAGCGCTCGTACGCCGCCTTCACCGGCTCCCGCGTCGCGAAGTCCACCGACTCCAGCGGCCGCCGCAGCGTCGAGATCGGCTTCAGGTACCCCCGCACCAGCACGTCTTCCCCGTTCGTCACGCCGCCTTCGATGCCGCCGGCATGGTTGGAGCTGCGCACGAACCCCGTGAAGCGCTGCTTCTGCTTCTCGTACCCGATCGCGTCGTGCACCGCCGAGCCCTGCGATACCGCCGACGTCACACCGCTCCCGATCTCCACCGCCTTCACCGCTTGCAGGCTCATGACCGCCGCCGCGAGCTGCGTGTCCAGCCGCTCGTCCCACTGCGCGTACGTCCCTAGGCCCGGCGGCACGTTGTGCGCCACCACCTCGAACACCCCGCCTACGGTGTCCCCGGTCTTCAGCACCGCGTCCACCTCGGCCTTCATCCGCTGCTCGCTCTCCCCGTCCGCGCAGTTCAGCAGGACCTCGTCCTTCTTCGCCAGCGCGACCAGCGACTCCCACGCCACGTCGGCGTTCGCGATCGTCGCGCCGCCCACCGCCACCACGTGGCTCAGCACCTCGATCCCCAGCTCGCGCAGGAACAGCTTCGCCAGCGCGCCGCACGCCACCCGCGCCGCCGACTCCCGCGCCGAAGCGCGCTCCAGCACGTACCGCGCGTCAGCGAAGTCGTACTTCAGCGCGCCCGCCAGGTCCGCGTGTCCCGGGCGCGGCGACTTCACCGTCTTGTGCTTCCCCGGGTCGCCCGCCTCGACCGGCAGCGCCTCCTGCCAGTTCTTCCAGTCTTTGTTCTCCAGCAGGATCGCGATCGGCGACCCGATGGTCTTCCCGTGCCGCACGCCCGAGAGGAAGTGCGCGCGATCGCTCTCGATCTTCATCCGCCCGCCGCGCCCGTAGCCCTGCTGCCGCCGCCACAGCTCGCGGTCCACGAACCCCTGCTCCACGGAGATCCCCGCCGGCAGGCCGCTGATCGTGCCGACCAGCGCCTCCCCGTGCGACTCCCCGGCAGTGAAGAATCTCAACATGAGGACTGACGATTCTACCCTTCGCGATTGTCATCCCGAGCGAGGACGCGGTGAACCTTCCGCGTCCGAGTCGAGGGACCTTGCGTTTGTTCCACCCACTGCTTCACAGCCCGCAGGGCGACATCTGTTCAAGCCCAGGCCGTAAGGCCTGGGTAAGCGGTTCCCCGAGATTCCTCGAGCCGGCTTGAGCCGGCGGCACATTCCTGCCAGGGCGTCAGCCCGAGCGTCGCAGGACTCTCCCCGATGCCTCTCCCCTCACCGTAACTAAAATCTAACCACGGCGTAGACCTTACCCAGGGAATTGAGTAGAATACCCTACAAGTTCTGGGGTTCTGCGTTACTAAGTAGTAGCGACCGCCGCCACTAAGTCCTTCGCATCGAATCTCCTGGGCCCTAAGAGGATTTTAGTGTCGGTACCGGCCGTGCTTCCGTTGAAAGAAAGTCTGCGCGAGTCTCTCGTGGAGATCGCCCGCGCCCTCGAACCCTATTTCCCCGACATCACGGTGCAGTGGCGCCAGCGCGCCCAGCAGGAGCTCACTCCGGACGGCCGCGTCCTCATGGCGCTCGAGCGCCTCAACATCTCTACCGGCTGCCTCTACTTTTGCCACAGCGATTTCGAAGGCTTCTTCGAGAACCTGCACTACTTCGGCGTGCGCCTCGCCAAGCTCGGCGTGGACACGCGCGCCATCGCCCGCTCGCTCGAGCTCTACACCGAGGGCTGCGAGCC of the Terriglobales bacterium genome contains:
- the aroC gene encoding chorismate synthase → MRFFTAGESHGEALVGTISGLPAGISVEQGFVDRELWRRQQGYGRGGRMKIESDRAHFLSGVRHGKTIGSPIAILLENKDWKNWQEALPVEAGDPGKHKTVKSPRPGHADLAGALKYDFADARYVLERASARESAARVACGALAKLFLRELGIEVLSHVVAVGGATIANADVAWESLVALAKKDEVLLNCADGESEQRMKAEVDAVLKTGDTVGGVFEVVAHNVPPGLGTYAQWDERLDTQLAAAVMSLQAVKAVEIGSGVTSAVSQGSAVHDAIGYEKQKQRFTGFVRSSNHAGGIEGGVTNGEDVLVRGYLKPISTLRRPLESVDFATREPVKAAYERSDVCVVPAAGVAGEAMVALTLARAALEKFGGDSVGETKRNFQGYLAQLRNF